The genomic stretch CATGAGGATTGCATACTTTTCCCTGTTTGAATCCTATATCCGCTATGGGATAGCAGCTTGGGGAGGGACAACTTCTGGCAACCTGCAACGcatacttttgaaacaaaaaaaaagccATAAGAATACTGGGTAATCTCCAACCACGAGAGTCTTGCAGGGATGCTTTCAAGCACCTCAAAATCTTAACAGTCATAGGCCTGTACATCCTGGAAACAGTAACGTATGTCCACATCAAGACTCCAGGCATAGCAGAAAGGGGTGAGCAATTCCATCACTACAACACCAGACTTGCCACTGACTACTGCCTTCCTGTGCACCGACACTGAACATAAGCCAAGTTACATCGGCGCCAAAATGTGGAACTGTTTGCCAGAGATGCTGAAAAAGGTGGATCAACAACAATTCGCGCGTCACTTGAAGACCTGGCTTCTCAATCGACCCTTCTACAGCATCGAAGAATTCATGATCTGGCAAACTCAACCggacttttgaaaaattactcaGAATTGTACTTGCTCCTCAGTAATATTGTATGACACTATACTTATCTTGACGATAAcgtattaaagatatttttgatttgatttgattcccCAAGCTTTCTTCTCCCCCAGGATACCCTTTGGTGGTGGTTCATCTATGTTTTGGGAAGGTATTAGTTTTGAAACACGCTCAGAGCTCATAGTACTTCCTAGACCAGCTTTATATGCACAATCTTATGTGGGAAACATACTAGAATGCGTAGTTCTATTTGTTCCTTATCACTTCAAAATGATACACAACAATGCTTGTCGGCATAACACTTCAGCAGTCTCAGACTACATCAGGGAGGTTTATATACACGATTGGATGACCCCCAAAGAGTCCAGATCTCAATCCTATACAAcacttgtgaaatatttttttaaaagtgtaagAGCCAGAAAAAACCCTCCAACAACCATGGCTGCCTTACAAAACGCAGTAATTGAAGAGTGGGAGGCAATACCACAAACAGATATTCAATATCTTATTGCCAGAATGAGAAGAAGACTCCAAGAGGTAATGAAAGCAAAAGATGGAAAGACAAGATACTGATAAAAGCATTGAATCAATAAACCCgttcataaaaaaagtttgtagtcctagtaaaatatgattaaatgtGATTGCTTTATTTGCTGtataaatattaggaataaaattacttttgtaatttatttttgtacaatttgaattactcagtataaaataaaaaagaagaattcatattaaaatttaaaatctatgatgaactttataaacaaaaataatagtggCTTTTGTCCAGGAgtgtattttatcaataaaaaactgAGTATTTATATGGTTATACATTCTGCATATGAACATGAGAGCTAGTCAAAATGTTATTCCACAAAGTAAGAAGGTATGTCCAAGGGTATACTTTTATCTTCAGCTAACAGTTTTTGCTATTTGAAGATTGGAAGTATCTAGATTAATTGCATTGAAagcttatatttttcaaaacaaatcttACCTcagtaaaaaacacaaataaactgaCATATCAAATTGGTAtctcagtttaatattttcatagcTTGAAACATAATTGTAAAGTGGAAGAATTACAGagaagttttaacaaatttaactaccatttatttctgtataaatgtttttgttctgAATCCTAACATCTTTTTCAGAGGAACCCTTTTCAATCTCCAAGTTCGGGATACTCCTGTCCTTCCTATTTCTTGGGAGCCAGCTGTGGAGTGGCTACAACATGCTGGAATTCTGCGTCACCACCGCTATCGAGTACAAAGTGACCTGTCTGCGTGGTAACCACTGTGTAATCTACGGCATCTTCATCAGCCACGTTGTTGTTGGTGTGCTCGACACATTGTCTGCTATTGTCAAGTGCAAGAAGAGTGTCCGGTGCTTCAACACTGCCTACTACTTGCTGAACCACCCAAACCCTTCTGTGTCTCGACTTCCTCTAGCCACCTTCACCATCATTGCCTTCATTGCCTTGCTCGGTCTAAGGCTTGTGATAAACCAGTACTTCCACGCGTACCCTCATCCTCTCTTCTACTATGGCTATTACTTTTCCTACTTTGTTCCCATCGTGTCCCTTAATCTTGTAGCGGTTTTTGCTCTTGTTGCAGAAAAAGCTTACAGACAGGTGAATCATGATTTGAAAACAATGTGTGATGAAAAGCACCAATCACTATTTAACCACAACCGCTTGCGGTACCTGGCGATGAAACACGATCGAATCACAGATTTTGTAGATGAGATCTCCTCCTGTTATGGTTTAGATATTTTACTGGGCATGTTCGACTGCTTCTTGCAGTTTGTTTTGTTCCTTTACCTTGCGATTTGGACACTACTGGTGGAAGGATTGTTCAATTCCTACCACAATTGGTTCATCCCATACATGTCCTCATTTGTTGaaattttcactataatgtttaAGATTGTTTACCTGTGCTACAGATGTCAGAAAACTACATATCATGTAAGTATTCCACAAGCATCTATTTAGTTCATATGTAAGTATTAAGAGCCATAATTTTGACTGGTACAGCCACTTGTTCGTCAAATTTTGAGGACAGTTTAAAGTTAGACTATATTGGAATTTATCATCTGAgtcatttaatgttttaagtttcaatGATACACAGCCTTGTTGTTCAGGatataacagaataataaaatagaataatattaaaaggcTTTTATCTGGCATGAAATATAAGcctattataaatgttaataaaatctacaatagaaaatgataaatgtaaatgtaaaactctCAGAATTAACACCTATCCTGGTTccttattgaatatttattagatattcaAAGTACAAATAAACAGCTTAAACCTGAATTCGCTTTGTGTCATGCTATGCCATGCCCATTGTATTTGTACCTTTTGTTTCTGTTCTGCCACATTGAATACTCCTGTATAATTGTATGTGAAACATTTCTTTGTGTTGTTTCTGATTGACAGGATAGTCAGGATTAATGGGAGATATGGAGTTGATATCCTTCTGCTGAGATCTTGTAGAATAGAAACTAGGAAGGGATCAAGATTATTTACCTCAGTTATTAATTGTCACCTCAGGAGAAGAAAAGCTGATGTTCTTGTACATATCAGTTAAAGCAGGCACACCGAGAATGTCTCCCCAGATTTAAGCTTATTACACATCCATGACACTGTGGGACCCTCACCAACTCCAACTATCATATTCACAATAAAATCCACCAACTAAACAATATCAATTGCATTCTGGTATCTTGACATTACTTATTGTCATGCTTCTCCCGGACATCCATTGGGTTGACATTGGAAGACATGAACAAgacacaaattaataatttaagagaCCTGAATACCCTCACTCAACCCCAAGTCCCCAAtccaattttggttttaattatacttACTGTGTATGATTTGCACCCTCAAATGCTTTATCAAAATCTCACAAAGGAATATACTGGTGAATATAGTTGGAggtaattattttcataaaaacacgAGTATAACTTTCAAATTGCtcacaatttgttttatacatattttaacatattgttaGGCTTAGAATTcactgttttaaattactttgatCTTAGAGATATACATGGAGAGCCCATTGACAGAACCAATTTTTCAAACAATCACGTTCTGTCTCTACAATGTGTTTCATGGAGGCAGTGCTGCCAGCCTTGCAAATCAATGTTGTATTATCAGCATATTGGTAAACCTCCATTTGTGTTCCATCAACCAAATCATTTGCATGTATTGAGTACTAAACTTTTCAGAAAAGATAAATTACTTCATGCACAGTAATAACTTTAATGTTAATGATGTTAGCAGACTGCATACAATCACTCCTAATGATTCTGTTGTAGTTGTGTGTCTGAGTTAATCAGGTGAGAGGGGTATCCTAGCAAAAATTAGCTGAGTGGTTCCAAAACTCAAAACTTTTGATATCAATGGCTCGGTATAATTtgctattataaatgtttttcattgCTGACAACAAAGAAGAGTACTTTATGGTTACAAATATGTAAGAAAGCCGACTGGTAAGGGATGAATGCTGTTACTCATAAGACTGACTCCTGTTTAATTCACTTAACTCTTTCACATGTGAGAGATAGATGGATGACTCACCCTGCGCAGTTTCTGCAGCTCTGGTAGTTATTTTATTCCACATGTTGAAGTTCATGGATTTGCTACTAAGAATCTTAGTCCACACTCTCGTAATCAGCTGTGATGTTAGCCAACGGGCCTACACTCATCAAGAATTTCGAGCCCTGGGGCTTCAGAATATTCCGCCAAATGATTGTGCATAACAGAAGATAATATTATTGATCTTAACATTGTACTTCTGAGACAGACCAAGGGTTAATGACTAAATACTGACTACATAGCCACTTTTGCAATGTAAGAACCATTTTATTGTCAGGTTGTCGCCTCTTTTACTCACCATTGGGCTTTTAGTGTTTTCAGGTCAAAGAATTGCTTATGTGCAACAGTTCAATCAGATAATGTTGTAGATACTATATTGTTGTGTCACATACAGCATTATTATGATATCATGGCCATAAGTTTGGTGGTAGTTCTTTATCAAGTGAGTTctagttttaacaaattattaaactgtataatcAATCCCTACAGAATTGTGATTAGGTATATTTCAATTTCTGAGTGTTGTCATAACATAACAGATATAATATAAGGATGATTATTAAGAAGTGATATAGTTTTTAAGTTTCTGAGTAATTTtagtttactgttttattataaattgaggCTACACGAGTGTAAACAAAACTCATATAGTCACAAAGATTaagaaaattaatgatttttaatacatattaccatctactctacaaaatttggaaataatgcAGAAAATATAATCTTTGGTGATATCCCAAACATTCAAAATAGCAATGATggatttaaagttgtaaaatactatactcattgttattttaatattttataatttaatactacacAAGTAAATACATTggttatttacaacaaaactaataattgtaatttcTTGAAAGGGTGCCCTGACTTTGTCATATCTCCATCGACTTAGCACCCGTAGAGATCTCTGCTCTAAAAGTCTCCAACAGGTACAGTTCatgttattttatgataaatttgatTCCTCTGTATGTTGCTAGCTTTTTAAGGTTCTACTATTCTACTCTGTACAGGAGAGTATATTATTTGACTTAGGTTTTATTGTGAGGCTGTAACTCTTTCACATATTTTACCACTGGCCAGTGGTTCCCAACAAGTAGAACTCTCTAAAAATCTAAGGCCTACgcatacacaattaaaataaaataagccaAGAGCAAGGATATGATAGTAAGTCAAAGCTTTTATGTTACTTTATGATCTGTAAAAACTAGTAAAAGTAGTTTAAGAAACATACAAATTGTTAGAAACCTTTGTGATACCAGTAATAAATATATCACCATTTTGATTAGGTTATCTGGAGCATAGACAGAAAGATTATTAAAGGGTTCAATTAGGAATCTAGGGGCACTACTGAATTGGGACATGACAACTATACTGAAAATATCCCTTCTAAAAGATAGAACTAGATCTAGCGAATAAGATTTTATGAatatgaactctttacatcgttacAACTTCCGAGAcacctagaatacaaaatatagtgtaatctaggtgaaaacGTATTCTCATTGTATCATGAGATACACAATTGTGTGCCCTttgatgttttagacacaatctctaTGCACGTAAGTTTCTCTGTCGctgactatttttttaatatcttcagacgaacatgacaccagattccaggagtcaagtatgtgatAGCATCAGGTTCTAGATGCTACACTAAGAGGAAAAAAtgtggagctaaattcaacattcacactgaatcagCCCTTACCACTGTGTTATGTGTGGTCTATTGCCTTTTACAAGTCAACGTAGAAAGTACCGGACATCATTGCTTACACACAGGACCAgccaataaataaactttattatgaatatttgtcaTACTAATTTTATGTTCTCAGATTTCTGTGTTTGTAATGCAGCACCACAGTCGCACAATAGAGATAACAGCTCTTAAACTGTTTACACTCAACATGGGACTGTTATTTAAGGCAAGTAGTATTATTGTACTCTTATAAAATTCCACAAGGGTAAACTTGTTATTACAATTCACTTTCATTCTAGCTTTCTCTCAGAATATAGTTAAACATGGATATCctaaagaaattgataaattaagcttatataattttatatatcatataatgtAAGGCAAACACTTTATTCCAACACACAACAAATTCAGAGGTTAATCTGAGAATTTTGCTGGTTAGTTGACTGTGGACTTTTttgatgggttttataacaaaattattaaatgtacgTTTGAGTGCAAGGCAAAATTGTCTAATTTGTCCATGCTTTCTTTATATGGTTTGACTCAATCTATTTAACTTGGTATTATCTATCTGTGCTGTGTATCCAATTTTACTACATCATTatcaactttttataaaaatgttcaaatagcaTGAAATTGAGCAAAATATATGTTATGAAATTTCTATTCCTTCACCTATTCTGAGGAAAATATTACTAATGATGATATATCACTGTTTATTATAACCTATTATGTACAACTATTCTAGTGCTCTATTTAGGTCCTTATAAACTACTTCAACCTTTCTGCCCCAGAACACCTCTCAAACCTGTTGCAATTTTTAGTTTAGAAACCACAGTCAGTcaacaattacacattgtattatgaaattaatattgtttgggTGAATTTTATAGAAGGAAAGTCTTTTAATTCTAGATTCTTGGGATTGTGAGCACCTACTTCATAGTGCTCATACAGTTCCAGATCAGTGGTGGGAAGAAAACCTTCACACCCAACAAAAAAACAGATGTCTGTGACAGATGGCCATGTTTGGGCAGTTAAGTGTCATTTACACAAGTATTTACAATGTCTAAATGCAATAGTTATGAAATAAACAACATTCTTGTGTATTGTaacttagaaaaaatattaatataaaaataaatgtttgttcataaaaaataatttaatttgtgtaacttatttttgttttcctaTTTCTAACAACTGCCATCCCCAATAAAAAGACATTCTGAAGGCAACAAACAGAAACTCAAATTGCAAGCTTATGCAAAGACAAAGAAGAGGACCTGCTGCTACCCAGTAAACAATTTGGGGTAATGGTACAGGCATTGATCAGGTGCTAGTAATCCAAAAGAAGGCTGTGAGAATTTTAGCGGATGCACCTGTGTtagatcattgtaaacctttgtttgtaaatattggtgttttaactgttataaatctgtatatttatgaggtattagtagatgtaagaaaaaaagtcacacatggttttgaaaagaaatgatgttcatcactataatacaagaaataaagataagttaaatGTAGATAGAGCTAGATTAGGTAAAACCATGAATTACCATACAACCTTAggcattaaaatgttcaatttgttacCTTATGCTGTTCAAACTTTACCatgtcaagtttttaataataaattgtattcttggctaaaaaatagacctttctataatattaatgaatattttagctgTGAGATCGTTCATAaggatttttaactttagattaggctagtaatttaagccttaatatttgacgaagcctattgtaattttattgaaaattattaatggccaataaattgtctattgtctattgtctaaacaACTTTGAAGAAAGACTCCAATGAGTGTAATGCTGCAAAAGGAGAGAAAAACAAGTAAGGAATGTTCCAACAAGCATCTGAAATATTATACAGCAAAAATGATTCAAGAAAAGCGTTCTTAACTATTTCCAAAGGCTACAACACCTCCAGGCAGTAAAATCAACCATGATGTTCTTTACCAAAAACACTCACTTCCATGTTCTTTTTTAGAgctcaaacaattaaaataacttcaaattaacaatagtttaccagtgcaaaaaatatcaaatgaatCTCATAAAAATGATAACACCCAAACAAAATGTGATTATACTCAGTGAACATGAACTTAAACAAAACCAACTGGGGATTATCTGCCTGATGCCAGAATACTGCCTAAAAGCTTACTTCAGCAAAGAACAGTATAGGAGGAGACATTGAAATATATGTTGAGAAAAACCTTGCAAAACTCACAGAACCCATTAATGTATGGAATTctgtaaaaaactgtaaaatggcCTTTTTAACTATGAAACAATGGTATATCACTTAACATTATGAGAATCTATAGCTCTCCTCCTGACAACCAGGAAGAAGCCCTAACATTTCCCTCTGAATGCATTGAGCTGACAATGGCCACTTTATTACCATGGGAGATATTACTGAGGACATCCTTAGACCAGGCCG from Homalodisca vitripennis isolate AUS2020 chromosome 2, UT_GWSS_2.1, whole genome shotgun sequence encodes the following:
- the LOC124354612 gene encoding uncharacterized protein LOC124354612 translates to MLEFCVTTAIEYKVTCLRGNHCVIYGIFISHVVVGVLDTLSAIVKCKKSVRCFNTAYYLLNHPNPSVSRLPLATFTIIAFIALLGLRLVINQYFHAYPHPLFYYGYYFSYFVPIVSLNLVAVFALVAEKAYRQVNHDLKTMCDEKHQSLFNHNRLRYLAMKHDRITDFVDEISSCYGLDILLGMFDCFLQFVLFLYLAIWTLLVEGLFNSYHNWFIPYMSSFVEIFTIMFKIVYLCYRCQKTTYHGALTLSYLHRLSTRRDLCSKSLQQISVFVMQHHSRTIEITALKLFTLNMGLLFKASSIIVLL